One genomic segment of Helianthus annuus cultivar XRQ/B chromosome 14, HanXRQr2.0-SUNRISE, whole genome shotgun sequence includes these proteins:
- the LOC110928777 gene encoding 60S ribosomal protein L26-1, with protein sequence MKYNPRVTSSRRKCRKAHFTAPSSVRRVLMSAPLSSELRSKYNVRSVPVRKDDEVQVVRGTYKGREGKVVQVYRRKWVIHIERITREKVNGQTVNVGINPSKVVVTKLKLDKDRKSLLERKAKGRAADKSKGKFSAEDVAAGASLQEID encoded by the coding sequence ATGAAGTACAACCCACGAGTCACCAGCTCTCGCCGCAAGTGCCGCAAGGCTCATTTCACGGCACCATCGAGCGTCCGCCGTGTGCTGATGAGCGCACCCCTATCCAGCGAGCTCCGAAGCAAGTACAACGTTCGATCAGTCCCGGTCCGTAAAGACGACGAGGTGCAGGTTGTTCGTGGGACCTACAAGGGGCGTGAAGGTAAGGTTGTGCAGGTGTACCGTCGCAAATGGGTTATTCATATCGAGAGGATTACTCGTGAGAAGGTGAACGGTCAGACCGTTAATGTTGGGATTAACCCGTCGAAGGTTGTTGTGACGAAGCTGAAGCTTGATAAGGACAGGAAGTCGTTGCTTGAGAGGAAGGCGAAGGGGCGTGCTGCTGATAAGAGTAAGGGGAAGTTTAGCGCTGAAGATGTTGCTGCTGGTGCTTCTCTTCAAGAGATCGATTag